A stretch of the bacterium genome encodes the following:
- a CDS encoding BrnA antitoxin family protein has protein sequence MRKQYDFSKGKKNPYATRLKKQVTIRLDQGTIAYFKDLAEETGIPYQTLINLYLRDCAAGNKRLSIEWETKN, from the coding sequence ATGAGAAAGCAGTACGACTTTTCAAAGGGGAAAAAGAACCCCTATGCCACCCGACTGAAGAAGCAAGTAACCATTCGCCTCGATCAGGGAACGATTGCCTACTTCAAAGACCTCGCGGAGGAAACGGGCATTCCCTATCAGACGCTGATCAACCTCTACCTGCGGGATTGCGCCGCGGGCAACAAGCGCCTGTCAATTGAGTGGGAGACCAAGAACTAG